ATTCCTCCGACAATTATAGCAAGCGCTCCTGCAATACCGGTGGCCGCGTTCATCTTTCCCACGTCTTTACCCCGGGAATTTTTTTCCGTAATATCTCCCAGTAGGGCTGTGCTGGCAGTAACCTGCATAGCTCCCGCGATACCAAAAATAGTTTGCAAAATATAGAGCTCTGTGAGAGACGTAACCATTGTATAGAGCAGCATGATAACGCCGCTTATGATTCCGCCTGCGACAATAAACGCAACTCTTCCAAACTTATCAGACAAGGCGCCTACAAAATAAGTAGTAAGTGAATACGAAAAAACCCTAATTCCTACCGCAAAACCTAAAAATTCTATAGAACCAACAAGGTTCTGCGCGTAAATAATCCAAAAAGGTCCAAGTAATCCTAAGGCAAAAGAAACAAGAGCGTTAGCGGTCACAAACAAATTATAATTGCTGACACAAGTTCTTTTGACAATTTGCACTTTCTACTCCTTTCTTTTGACCTACAAATCAATCTGCTTTCGTGATAGCGAGCTACAAATACGAGCATAACTAATATGGAAGTCCCAAGCCACTGCGCGGGATGATTTTGCCTCTATAACCGCAAATAGAATTAGAGGTAGGGTTAGAGACGCAGTGCTGTTGCACTGCGCGATTTCGCCTTTATATATAATTTGAGATTTTACCCCAAGCGTTTATAAACGCTTGGGGTAAAATCTCAAATACATTATCAAATAGGTAGTCCAGTCACGCCGTTGCGTGACTGGATGATTTTGCTTTTATACAAGGTAACGCAGCCCTGCTGGGCTGCGCGATTTCGCTCTTATTATATAGGGATATTTGAATTAAATGTTGAGAACAACATCTAATTCAAATATCCCTACTTATTAAAAAGGAGCGAAATCGGCTGCGGGGCAGGGAATCGGACCCCAATTAAAGGCTTCAAAGGCCTCTGTCCTACCTTTAGACGACCCCGCAAATATGATTATTTATTCCAAGCCCTATATTGCGCCAGCGGTATCCGCTATTATAGACCTTTATCAGCCAGAGGCTGATCCGCCCATGGCGGAGACGACCCCGCAATGTACTATCACGCAAGCATAATAACACATTACAACCTATTTTCAAGATAAAACCCTGCCTCGCACGGTTGCGATGGCAGGGTCTTTCGCTATTTTTAAAACGGCTTAATCTCCGTATTTTGCTTCAGTATATTCCAAACGACGCACGGCATTGTAGAGAGCAATTGCCACAAGCGTTTTGGCGTCTGGCGTTTCAAAAAGAACATATGTAATCGGCACTACTTTAAGGGTAATGATTTCCCCCTCTGAACGCAAACCGGTCAGACGACCGGAAATATCTTCCAGCTCTTCGCGCGTTACATCTTTCCTATATAAGAAAAAACGTAGAAACTCATCGCACAGACCGACTGATAGATAAATGCCTTTCCAACGCTCGTCGTACACCATTGCCGTCATATCAACAAGATCTTCAACGCGAATCGTAATCCCCGTTTCTTCCGCAATCTCTTTTGCCGCCACTCCGGAAAAATTCCCGCTGCCATCAAGCATGCCTGCCGGAATTTCGGGGAAAGCGAAATTGCCAGTGGCGAGTCGAGGTTGTTGTGTAAGCACCACATATTCTTCGCCCTCACAGCGTAAAACGACCAGCATTGCCACCGCGCCACCCCGCAAAAATACAATGCCGGGCAACTTATGGCCTCGATCGTCTATAACATCCGCCTTAAACTTGATGAAAATAACGCGCCGATTTGGCGGCTGCCCTACAAAATCAACCGATTGGAAAAAAATAGAACGTATCCTGAACTTGGGATCCAGAGACCCGCACCATTCTTGAAATAAGGGGGAGTCAACCGCCTCTTTCCAATTTTCCCCAAAAACTTCTATTCGCACTGAATCTTTTTTCAGAACAATCCTTCCCATGCTCATCTGCATTGCCTCCTTTTTCATACTGTGACTAGTATAAACAATTTTATTTATTTATCAATGGTTGAGGAGTTGTAGTATTATTCAGCACCTCCACCACCGCAAGCTCGAGGGGCAATTGTGGAAGCGCGACGTATTTTGCTTCCGCGTCTGCTTTGATAAATCTTTGTAGCACTTTAATAAGTTGCTCCTCGGTTAGTTTGTCGCGCTGCGCCACAAACCTCGGAAGCTGAGTATCGTATATTTCCGGAATTACCGCGTCGTGCAAGGTCGGATTTACTTTTGTCAACAAAAGCCCGCGCGCGTATCTCACGACAGCTTTGCTTAACTGCTCCATGTCTTCGCCATCGGCGGCCAATGTTTCCAAGTACGACAGCGCCTTGTCCTTTTTTCCATCTGCTATAAAGTCCACGAACTCCGCAACTATGTCCATGTCTGGTAATCCAAGAAGATCGCGTACTTCGGCTGGATTTGGATTATCGCCAAATACGAGCACGCTTCCGAGTAAGCTTTCCGCATCACGCAGAGAGCCACCGCTTGCCGTAATTACATAATTTAAAACATCCTCGTCAATCGTTCGTTTCTCTTTCTTCAAAACAGTTTTTAGACGTTTTAGTAAATCTTCACGCGTCATGCGATGAAAGTCAAAACGCTGACAACGAGAAATAATTGTCGGTAAGACCTTATGAATCTCCGTTGTAGCAAGAATAAAAATGGCGTGTGATGGCGGCTCTTCCAAAGTTTTTAATAAAGCATTAAATGCTTCTTTGGTGAGCATGTGGCACTCATCCACCACAAATACTTTATACCTTCCCATCGTTGGAAGAAAACGAATCCCCTCGCGCAAATTGCGCATTTCATCAATGCCGCGATTTGACGCCGCGTCAATTTCTATAAGGTCAACTGCCTTGCCGGCGGCAATGTCGGTACAATTGGCACATTTATTGCATGGTTCCGCATCTCCTTTTTCGCGATTAGTGCAATTTACAGCTTTGGCAAAAACGCGCGCCATTGTGGTTTTGCCAATACCGCGAGGCCCAGTAAATAAATAAGCATGCGCGACCTCATCGCGTTTTAATTCATTCATCAAAGTTCGAATGACGTGCTCTTGCCCAACAACATCAGCGAATAGTTGGGGGCGATATTTTCTGTATAAAACTAAATTGGGCATAACGAATGTTTATGAATAATGAATCGTGAATAGTGAGTCATGCGACACGGCATTCATGATTCGTGATTCGCTATTCATGATTCGCGGTTAGTTCCGTTTCTCTCTTCCCACCCAAGTCGGTTGCGACTTGCCCGCTTCATGGTTCAAATATAACTCTAGTGTAAAGAAAAAGTCAGACAAGCGATTTATATAACGATATATTTCATGTCGCGCCGGCGTTTCAGGCACATCGCGCATCCATGTCACGAGCCGTCTTTCTGCTCTGCGAGATAACGTTCTAGCCATGTCGCAAAGCGCCGCTTCACGCGTGCCTCCGGGAAGCACAAAATGCTCTGGCGCCGCAAAACTCTTTTCCCATTTCTGGATTTGCTCTTCAAGATATGCGACTCTTTTTTTATCAAACACTGACAAGTGCGGAAAATTCTCAAACCCCGGCGCCGTGGATACATGCGACTCCGCGCGAAACAAATCGTCCTGCACGCGCGCCAAAGCCCTGTCTATTTTTTTTGATAATTCGTGCGAACGAATAAAGCCCACTAGCGAATTAAGCTCATCTATAGTCCCGTATGCCTCCACTTGAGGGATATCTTTATTGCATTTTTCTTTGCCGCCGAGCAAAGAAGTTTTTCCAGTATCACCTTGACCAATGTTGGGCTTCATAGAATTATAATCAGCGAATAACGAATCCTATACGAATAAATGAATCAACTACAGTGAGGTATTCGTATATTCGTACGCAATTCGTTATTCGCTGATGTTAATACAGGTATCCCCAAGTATGCAATTTGTCGCTATCAGATGCCGTCCAATTTGAACCGATATCAGTGCGATAAAACATATTAGGAATTAAAATATTTTGAATACGGCCGTAAGCCATGTGCCTCGCGTCCTCTACGGTCGTGCCGCTTCCCGTAATAACCAATAAACAACCAGAGCTTCCGGCGATACGCCAAATTCCATTATCATTTTTTAAATCTTCAATATGCACGCCTTCTAAGTTATCCTTGTTTTTAAACGTAACGGCAAGATCACGGTACATATTTATCGTGTCCGAATTGGCTTCTTTAGAAAAATATGACGGCACGAGAATACGAACGCCAATCTGAAACCCTCTTTTTGTTTTTAGCTCAAAATCTTCGCCTCTTGCAAGGCGATAAAGCCACTCGCCTTGCGGCATAGTAATGCCCTCCTGTTGTATTTGAATGGTTG
This is a stretch of genomic DNA from Candidatus Spechtbacteria bacterium. It encodes these proteins:
- a CDS encoding MFS transporter, with the translated sequence MTANALVSFALGLLGPFWIIYAQNLVGSIEFLGFAVGIRVFSYSLTTYFVGALSDKFGRVAFIVAGGIISGVIMLLYTMVTSLTELYILQTIFGIAGAMQVTASTALLGDITEKNSRGKDVGKMNAATGIAGALAIIVGGIVAGKLGIEAIFYVIAGFFFISSALILFMKVVQPREDNTQQFDNLAQSN
- a CDS encoding NUDIX domain-containing protein — translated: MKKEAMQMSMGRIVLKKDSVRIEVFGENWKEAVDSPLFQEWCGSLDPKFRIRSIFFQSVDFVGQPPNRRVIFIKFKADVIDDRGHKLPGIVFLRGGAVAMLVVLRCEGEEYVVLTQQPRLATGNFAFPEIPAGMLDGSGNFSGVAAKEIAEETGITIRVEDLVDMTAMVYDERWKGIYLSVGLCDEFLRFFLYRKDVTREELEDISGRLTGLRSEGEIITLKVVPITYVLFETPDAKTLVAIALYNAVRRLEYTEAKYGD
- the dnaX gene encoding DNA polymerase III subunit gamma/tau, with the protein product MPNLVLYRKYRPQLFADVVGQEHVIRTLMNELKRDEVAHAYLFTGPRGIGKTTMARVFAKAVNCTNREKGDAEPCNKCANCTDIAAGKAVDLIEIDAASNRGIDEMRNLREGIRFLPTMGRYKVFVVDECHMLTKEAFNALLKTLEEPPSHAIFILATTEIHKVLPTIISRCQRFDFHRMTREDLLKRLKTVLKKEKRTIDEDVLNYVITASGGSLRDAESLLGSVLVFGDNPNPAEVRDLLGLPDMDIVAEFVDFIADGKKDKALSYLETLAADGEDMEQLSKAVVRYARGLLLTKVNPTLHDAVIPEIYDTQLPRFVAQRDKLTEEQLIKVLQRFIKADAEAKYVALPQLPLELAVVEVLNNTTTPQPLINK
- a CDS encoding cob(I)yrinic acid a,c-diamide adenosyltransferase, with amino-acid sequence MKPNIGQGDTGKTSLLGGKEKCNKDIPQVEAYGTIDELNSLVGFIRSHELSKKIDRALARVQDDLFRAESHVSTAPGFENFPHLSVFDKKRVAYLEEQIQKWEKSFAAPEHFVLPGGTREAALCDMARTLSRRAERRLVTWMRDVPETPARHEIYRYINRLSDFFFTLELYLNHEAGKSQPTWVGREKRN